ATCGCGTTCACGTATTACGCGCTTTCGCAGACGGACCCTTATTGCAGTTTTCGCAATGGCGGGATTGCTGGGCGGTGGAATCGCGCCTGTGGCGGCGGACCCGCTGACGCCGCCTCCGGATTTGTTGTCCCGAGGGAAAGTCGTGTCGTCCGAGCTGCGTTTCTACCCCGCGAGCGACAGCGGATGGACTGCCGGCCCGGAGGAGCCCGGTCGTCGCGGGCGTCCGGGTCTGGAGCAGCTGCGCCGGGAGGACCGCGCCAGCACGGCGACCTATCGCTCCGAATACCGCGGCGCTCCGCATGCCCCGGCCGCGGCGGGATGGTCGCCGCGCAGGGGGCCCGGAGGGGTGGATCAAGAACCACTACGGGTTCTGCCGCATCATGAAGGGCGAGAAAGGCGACCGGATCTGCTTCCCCGGGCAGTGCTTCGACGTGAAGTCGACCTTCCGGGTCACGATCATCGGCCAAGGCTCCGAACGAGAGCGGAAGGCGAGGTTCGTCACCTACGTCGACGACGTCGTGTCGAACACGCCGGCCCTCGCCGAGGCGACGTTGCTGCGGCTCGATCTGCGGTGCACGGCGCTGCTGAACCCGGACGACTGCACCACGGATCCGCGCTACCCGACCGCCGAAGAGCGGTCTTTGGGGGAGTGGCAGCGGACGCACACGTACTACACCGAATTCAGCTCCCCCGCACCGCCGTGGACGCCGCAGAACGCCAACAGGCTCGGCTATCTCGACTTCTGGTCGCACGCCACGGCCAGGGTCCCGGTCCTGCCCGACTCGAAGCCGCAGAGCGCGGACAGCCCCGCGCAGCGGGTCCGCTTCGACACGGTCAACTACCTGAACCTCAACGGCAACAACGCCGCGATCTTCAGCCGGGTCAAAGCGGTCATCCACTTCCCGGTCAGCCGTCCCGAGTTCGCCGCGATGCGCGAATCGGCGGCGCACTACCGGTACGCGCAGCAGTTCCCGCAGAACACGATTCCGCGCAACCCGGCCAAGACGATCCCGGGAGCGTTCGGCTACCAGCCGTTGACGCGGTGGTACTACAACAACAGCAACCAGAACCGGGCGGCGGCGGTGAAGGCCTGCGTCGACGAGTGGGGCCCGAACTACACCGAGGGCGGGAAGTACCAGTGCGACGAGTACCCGTTCAACACCACGCAAGAGGGCGCGGCGCGCGGGGACGGGCGGTTCTCGGTGCAGCGCATCTCCGGCCCTGACAACGAGGCCGCCGGCACGTGGCTGGGCGCGTGGTACTCCTACGACCGCATCCTGGACAGCGACGAGTTCTACGTCGACGCGACACCGTGATCCGGGAGATCCGGGAAGGGGTGCAGGCTCGCCGGGGCCTGCACCCCGCCGATCACCGCTGCTGCAGCCAGAACTGCAGCACCCAGTGCTCGACCACCTCGCCGGTGTAGGGCAGGTCGCCTGTTCGCCGGGCGTCCTGCCGGCCCCGGCACAGCACCCGGATCCCGTACACCCCGGGACCGTCCAGAGGGAATGTCCGCTCCGAGACCCCGGACGCCACGAAAGCCAGTCGGACCACCCCCGAGGTCAACGGGATCCGGTTCTCCCATGCGGTGTCCCAGCTGTCGGCGGCCGCCGGCGGGACACTGTCCCAGAACTCCAGCCGCACGCCCGCGCGATGGGCGGTGCCGCCGCTGCGGAAGACGGCACCGTTCTTGCCCGTGAGGAAGGTGTCCGGCGACCCGAGCGCCAACCAGCCTCGTTCGCCCGGTTGCACCCGTTCGTCGTCGATGAGGCCGAACTTGCCCCACTCCACGTCCGCAAGGTCGTCCAACGACGACACCAGGCTGGCCACAGCACCCTTCCGGGACTCTCGAGGATTGTCAGGCCCTGCTCGTCACGACACGATACCGGGTGCACTGCGGACATGGTCCCGGCGGAACGGGGCCTTCCCCGGCGCCCGGCCGGGTTCGCTTCGGCCTCGGCAGCACTCCCCTGCGCGGCGCGGACCCGAGTCCGGACGGTCCGCGGTCGACGGACCGCCGCAGCACGCTGCGTCCGCGGCCGTCGTTTCTGTTCTCCTGGCGGCTGAACAGTCCCGGCGGCGCCGGCCCTGTAGATGAGTCCGGCCGTGGCCGGTCCTTTGTGCTCGCTCGGGTCTGGCGACGACGCGACGATGACGCAACTTCGCGCGGACGTATAGGTCGTTATACACCGTGAGGGCGGTCTCGACACCGGTCGCTCGGCACGGCGGAGCGGGGTCCAGGCTTCGCGATCGTCGCCGACGCCGCGCGGATGGCAGCCCGGACTGGCCGTCCGGCTGGCCCGACGGGTGGCCAGCGAGCATGCCCGCGGGACTGCCGATCAGGTTGTGCCACAACAGGAAGCTGCCGGAGAGTCGGGCGCGGCGACGCTGCCCGCTCTCCGCAGCGCGGGCCGGGCGGCGCCCGGAACCGCTGTGCGACACCGGGGCTGCGCTCCGTTGCTCGGTCCCGGGTGCGCGCGGGCACCGCGGATCGGGCATGATCGCCACGCCTGGACAGCCCAGGCTGGGTGGGTCCCGGCGAGCCCGTCCGGGACAACGTGGGCCAGGAAACCCAACTGCCTGGCCCACGCCCGGTCACAGAACCGCGCGCACGTCCGCGAGCCGCTGTTCGACGTTCGTCCCCGCGAGATCGCCGACGAGTCGTTGCCTGCCTTGGTCGGCCGTCGAGCCGACGCTGTCGAGCGCCTCCTGGTCGTCCGGGACCAGCGCGACGATCTGCCACTCGCCGCGCGACCAGACATTCCGCAGCCAGCCGCTGTTGGTCTCCCGCGCGATCCGCGCCAGCGCGGTCGTCCGCCGGGTGCAGTCTTCGCGGGCGGCGGCGCCGACAACGGGGGAGAGGTCGTCGGTCATCGCGAGAGTGTCAGGTCTTCTGTCACGCGTCGGCCCCGGACGGCGGTCGCGGCGACAGGCCGGCATCGTCGAGGACGTAGCGCACCAGCGTGCGCGCCGCTTCGCGGCCGTTGCTCTCCAACAGCTTCTTCACCAGGTCGCGGGCGCGTTCCCCGGCCCGGCCTCCCTGGTCCTCCTCGACCAGAAGGGACACGAGCGCCCGGCTGGCGAGGATGTAGCTCTTCTCCCGTTCGGGCAGCTGGTCGTAGGGTTCGACCGGTTCGTCGGGCCCCTCGGACAGCCAGTTCGTCAGCACCGCTCGGACCTCGTCCGGCAACGGCTCGATCGGCCTCATGCGCCCGCAGCCTAGCCCCGGCGCCCGGTCCGTGCCCCTCCGACGCTCCGCTCCGCCGGGCGGAGCAGGAGCGCTACGCGCGCCGCCATGTCGGACCGTGTCCGCCGGCGGGCGGCCCGGCCTCCAGGACCCCGAGCTCCACGAGCATGTTCAGGCAGTGCATCAACGCGAACGCGTCCTCCGGCCCGATGCCGGTCGCGGCCCCGATCTCCTGCATCGCGTAGGTGCGGCCGGGCTCGGCGTGCTCGCGGAAGAACTGCAGCACCGGGCCGGTCAGCTGCGACTTCCGGGCCATGTCCTCCTCGGTGACCGGCAGCATCGCGGCCAGCTCCGCGATCCCGCCCTCGACGACTTCCACCGTGTTCGCCTTCGGTTCGGCGCAGGCGTCGTCGGCACGCTCGCCGAGCAGGACCTTGCCGAAGTACAGCCGGTCCGGGCGGGCGAACAGACTGTCGACGAACTGCTCGAGGCCGCCGCTGACCGGCTCGCGCGCGCAGACGACGAGGGCGAAGCCGTGATGTTCGGCGGCGCGCACCCACTCGCCGGACCCAGGATGGGACAGGACCCCGTCCCGGCCGTAGAGCAGCCGCGCGCCGGTGCCCTCGAGCAGGATCCGCGCCCTGCCGCGGGCCACTACCGGCGGAGGGGCGCTCTTCACCGGTATGAGCCCGAGCGCGGCCGCGACGACCGGCATCCCCTTGGCGTCGGACGCCAGCCGAGGGCAGACGATCAGCTCGGCAAGATCGCTGCCGTCGTCGGGGTGGGCGCCGATCCAAGCGATCACGTCGAGGTCGGCCACGGCGTCGGGCGAGGACGGGCACATCAGGTCTCCAAGGGTGCGGGCGCGGAAACTCGCCGTCGCAGACGGGCACCGATCGAGGCCCGCGACGACGGTCGAACACCCCCGCGCCCGGCAGGGAAACACTGATCGACGGACGAGTCTAGCGGACGAGCCCGGGAGCCCCCTTTTGTCGTCCTGCCCGGCCCTGGCGAACCCTGCTGCGCGGGATCACCGCCGGGTTCGCCCGGCGGCTGTGCCGCTAGACTCGGTGCCGGGCATGCGCGGGCCTTTCTCCGAGCCGACTGATCCCCACGTGGTCGCGGCGCCGAGGACGAGCTGGCTTCCCTTCCCCGGGGAGGACTCACAGCGCCAGAGGAAACCCGCGAACTGCCGTGCCGTCTGGCGAACTCAGCGGGGTGACGTGGGCTCCCGCACGAGGAGGACCGGATGGGCAAGCGCAGCGCGCGCCGCCGCAAGGCGCGGATCGAGGCATACAAGGCCGAGCACGGAATCAGCAAACATACGGAGGCGGCCCGGGCCGTCGACCGGGAACGCGAGCGGGCCGCTGACCTGGACCGCGTTCTCGGCGGCATACGGCGCGGCGGCGAAGGGAAAACCTCCGCCCAGGCATCGATCCCGCTGCCGCACAAGGCCGAGCTCACCACCGCCATGCTGTGGAGTTCACGGAACGGCGGCAGCCGGGACAAGACCGACCCGGCGATGAATCTTGCGATCGCCCGCTGGTTCGCGAGCCAGGCCGAGTTCAAGCCCGTCGTCGTCGACGCCGACACCACCGGTTCGACGACCGCGTCCCTGGTGCTCGCCTGGCTGGTGCGCAAGGCGGGCAGCGACGATCCCTCCCGCATCGCCGAGTGGCTCGCCCGGCACGGCCGCGTGCTGACCGCCCCCCAGCGCGCGGTGCTGGACGGGCTTCTGGGCGAGCCCGGCCTGCGTGGCGATCTGAACCGGCCCGGCCGAGAGCTCGACGACGACCACGCCCTGAACCTCGGGCTGCTGGACCACGTGCTCGCAGGGCCGGGACGGACAACCCTGGCAGTGTGGCCGGGCGCCGACGGCGCGACCAGCCACCTCGCGGTCATGTTGCTGCAACAGTGGGAAGGCGAGCACGGACCGCTCACTGTGGACAGCGCGGACGCGGGAACATCGTTGCGGCAGCGGGGAAACGCCACGTATCGCAGGACGGCGGCGATCCTGGTCAGCTGGGTGGTCGAGGTCGCGGGCAGCGAGGACCCGCAGCGGATCGCCGCGCGCCTGGCGGAGTTCGGCCTCGTGCTCACCGCCGCACAGCAGGCGACCCTCGCGGACCTGGTCGCCGATCCCTGCTTGCGGGTGCCTCGCGACGCGCGACGGACGGTGCTCGGCCCGGAGACGTACTTGCGGCTCCTCGGGGCTGTGCTGGCCGCACCACCGCAGGAACACGAGACGGTAGTCAACCGCGACCGCCCGTGACCCTCCAGGGGAGTTGGCCTGCGACGTCCCGGCTCGTTCGCTGACCGCGACTGCCCGGCCCGCACAAAAACCGCACGGTGGAATGGCACGGATTCACGGCATCGGACCTCGGCATGCTGGTCGCCGGGCAGGGCCTCGTCTTCTAGTTCGAGGCGCGCCAGGCTGCCGCGACGGCCTGCGGGGACGCGCGGCCAGGGAGGCAAGGGGAGCACCGGGCAGCGCGGACGGGGCGAGGCCCGGAGCCGGGGCGGCTGCGGGCTCGTCCGGTCGGTGCCAGCCGGTGCAGGCAGTGGGACCGCCATTCACCCAGTTGCCGCAGGCTCGTTCCAGCACGCCGCTGTCGTCCCGCATCGAGGAGTAGTTCGACGGCGCAGGGGCGGGCCTGGGTCAGTCCCGGCCACGTTCTCCGCACCGCCGACGTGGTACGCGGTCACCAGTGCGAAGCCGCCGGCAAGCGCTCGTCGCCCGGCGCACCAGGTGCCCGGGTCAGTGCACGATCGGCCAGTGGTTCCGCAGCTCCCGATCGGCGGCGACGGCAGTGACATGCGGGATGTCACCCCCATGTCCGCGGTGTCACTATCGCGCTCGGCCTGCAGCTCGTAGATTTATGCGTACAGCGAGCCACCGCACACCGCATCGGCGGTTGCGTTTCACTCACGATTCTGTCCGTCGGCTCGCCGCGTGCGCAATTGCCGGAGCATTTCGAGGAAAAGGAGTTCCTGTGGGCCAAACCCAGAATTGCTGGTGCAGCGTGTGGCGTCGCCGGGCCCGCGGGGCGGCGGCGAAAGCAACGGCGCGCATCGTCGCGTTGGCCGTGCTGGTGCACGAAATCGCAGGACTTGTCCATCAATTCGTTCTCTGACGTCGCGTCAGGCAACATTCGCCCGGGTTCGATCTGCGTTTGCCGAATCCGCAGCCGGTGATTGGAGATTTGACGCATCAGCCCGGCGATCGCGCCGCCCCGGGGGCATGGCCGGATCCGGCCCGTTTCGGCGTCGTTGCCGGACGCAGAGGAAGAAGCAGGTGCGTGTGCCGTCGACCGTTGGTCATTGCTCATGCGTCGCAGGATTCGCCCGGACGGACTCGTATCTGGCCTCCGGCTGGCTGCTCCTGCTGGTTGCCGGTTCCGGTGCAGAGTAGAGGGAGCCCGTCCGGTTCGCCGGCGCGGGCGCGGGGACCGGGGTGCGACGAGGGGGACCGTTGGGCGTGGCCGATCGTTTGGAGTTTCGGCTGCTGGGGCCGGTGGAGGTGTGGCGCGGGCCTGAGCAGCTGGCGATTTCCAGTCGGCATCAGCTGTCGGTGCTGGCTGCGCTGGCGCTGAGTCCGGGGCGTGCGGTGTCGGTCAGCGCTCTCGTCGACCTGGTCTGGGACGAGGAGCCGCCTCCCACGGCGCGCCGCCAGGTGATCAAGCTGGTGTCCCGGCTGCGTGGCGCGCTCGGCGGGGCGATTGCCACGAAGTCGGGCGATTACCTTCTCGCCGTCGAGCCGGAGCAGGTCGACGTCGGCGTTTTCGACGTCTCGGTGGCTGGAGCCCGACAGTTGTCGGGCACCGATCCGGCGGGTGCGGCCAGAGAGGTGCGGGCGGCGCTCCGGTTGTGGCGAGGCCCGGCGCTGAGCGGAGTCACTCCGTGCCTTGCGGCGCAGGCGAGGCGGCTGGAGGAAGGCCGCGTTGCCGCGCTCGAAGAGGCGGTCGGCTGGGAGCTGGCCGCCGGTGGGCACGCGGGTCTGGTGGCGGAGTTGACCGCATTGGTCGCCGAGCATCCGCTGCGGGAACGGATGGTGGGGCAGCTCATGTCGGCCCTGCACCGGTCGGGGCGCACCGCCGAAGCGCTGGAGGTCTACCGGCGCACCCGCGACCGGCTGGCCGATGATCTCGCGCTGTCACCCGGGCCGGAACTGCAGCAACTGCACGTGGCGATCCTGCGCAACGACGCCGCCCGCGCCGCACCGATCTCGCCTCCGGCGTCAGCCCCGGCAGCCGCCCGCCCGGTCGCGGCCCCGGTGCCGCGGCAGCTGCCGGGCGCAGTGCCGGGTTTCACCGGCCGGACGGCCCAGCTCAAGGAACTCACCGGGTTGCTGGACAGGCAGGAAAGTCTCGCAGTCGCGGTGATCAGCGGCACTGCGGGCGTGGGGAAGACGGCGCTTGCCGTGCACTGGTCGCACCAGATCGCGGACCGGTTTCCCGACGGTCAGCTCTACATCAACCTGCGAGGCTTCGATCCCAGCGGCGAGCCGGTCGCGCCCGCCGACGCGATCGGAAGTTTCCTCGGCGCGCTCGGGGTGCCCGCCGAGCGGATCCCTGCCGGTCTCGCCGACCGGTCGGCGCTCTACCGGTCCCAGCTGGCCGGTCGCCGGATGCTCGTGGTGCTGGACAATGCCCGCGACGCCGGTCAGGTCCGGCCGCTGCTTCCGGGCTCGGCCCGGTGCCTGACCGTCGTCACCAGTCGTGACCGGCTCGGCGGCCTGATCGTCAGCGAGCGTGCGTGTGCCGTGTCCGTGGATTTGATGACCGCTGCCGAAGCCCGCGGCCTGCTGGCCGGCAGGCTGGGCCCGGAGTGCCTGGCCGCCGAACCGCGAGCGGTCGGCGAGCTGATCGAGTTGTCCGCGCGTCTCCCGCTGGCTTTGAGCATCGTCGCGGCACGGGCGGTCCTCGCCGCGACCTTGTCGCTGACCGAACTGGTCGCCCAGTTGCGCGAGTCCCGCGATCGCTTGCGGAGCATGGACGTCGGCGATGCCTGCGTCGACCTGAGCGCCGTGTTCTCCTGGTCGTACCGGACGCTGAGCGCCGCTGCGGCACGGATGTTCCGGCTGCTGAGCCTGCATCCCGGCCCGGAGGTCTCGGTACCGGCGGCCGCCAGCCTCGCCGGAAACGGACTCGATCAGGCTCGGTCGGCCTTGTCCGAGTTGGGCAGAGCACAGCTGCTCGCAGAAACCGGCACCGGCCGGTTCGCCTGCCACGACCTGCTGCGCGCGTACTCGGCGCAAACGGCGCGCGAAGACGAGACCGAGCAGGCGCGCCACGCTGCTCTGCACCGGATGTTCGATCACTACCTCCACACCGCGCACACCGCCGCGCTGCTGCTCAACCCGTTCGCCGACCGGCTGTCCCCGGCCGCGCCCCGACACGGCGCCGAGGTCGCCGAACTCGCGAACGACGCGCGGGCATGGCAGTGGTTCGCCGCTGAACGACCGGTGTTTCCCGGCGTCGTCGACTGCGCCGTCGACGCCGGTTTCGACGCGCACGCCTGGCAGTTCGCCTGCAGCGTGGCCGATTTCTGCATCCGCGCCGGACATTGGACCCAGACGGTCGCCGTCCAGCTCGTCGCGATCGCCGCAGCCGAACGCGCGGGCGACCCGGAAGGGCAGGCCCGGTCTCTGCGCGAACTCGGCCGGGCCTACGTCCGACTCGCCCGCTATCGGGACGCGAAGGCCGCCGCGGTCCGCGCGCTCGCCCTGGACGAGTCGCTCGGCGACCCCCTCGGCCAGGCACGCAGCCACACCACCCTCGGCATCGTGGCGTACTTGCAGGGCGACTACCAGGAGGCGATCGAGCGCGACAGGGTCGCCTACGAGCTGTTCGGAGCGGCCGGACACCGGGCAGGCCAGGCCGACGCGCTGAACGGGATCGGCTGGATGCTGGCCAAGCTCGGTCGCCACGCCGAAGCGCTGCGCTACTGCACCAGATCGCTCGAACTCCAGCAGACAGCCGGAAACACGCACGGCGAGGCGGACACCTGGGACAGCCTCGGCTGCATCCATCACCGCCTCGGCGAGCACCAGATAGCCGTCGCCTGCTACCGCTCCGCACTGGACCTGTATCAGAAAGCGGGCGCTCGTCATCCGCAGGCCAACACCCTCATCCGCCTCGGCGACACCCGCCAGGCCGCGGGCGACACCCAGGCCGCGCGCCGTTCCTGGCGGCGAGCACTGCTGATCCTCGACGATCTGCACCACCCCGACGCCGACGACCTCCGCGCGCGGCTGGACGAGCATCTGCCCGCCTCCTGAGCCCCAGCAGCCCGCCGGGAACGGTCGGGTACCGGTGTGCCGAAGGACGACCAGAACCACATGCCGCGAAGGACACGACGGCATGCTGACCGCGTTTCTTTGCGGCCGGCCGGGCTTGGTCGAGGGGCTCGTGCCGCGCGGCGGCGGGCGAGCATCACCGCGAGCTTGCTCGATGTCGCCGTATCCCTGTCGCGTGTCTGCGGGTGCAGACAATCAATTGCACCATGGCAGTTCCCGGTTCAGGTGCCAGCCGCACGGTCCCCGCGCATCACGGCGACAATCGCGTGTCGCCGGTCGCGCGGCATTTGGTCGAGGTCGACCGGCGGACCCGGTTCTCCGAACGCTCACACATGCCGACGGGAAGACCGGCCGCGATAGCACCCTGCTGACTCAGCTGTACGCGGCCGTGCCGGCGCAGGCGTGCACCTTCGAGATCGCCGCGATGGCCGAGTCCACCGGCCTCACGACTGGGGGCGGAGCAGCCAGGCTGCTCCGCCCCCAGCGCCAGTCGTTCGGCGCCGCGCATGGGCACTGTCCGGTGTGCACGTCGGTTCCCGTGCCGGTGTACGGGCCGCCGTCGGCGTTGCTGAAACCGCACCGTCGTCCGCGGATGACGTACCTGTCCGCAGGGTATTGCACACTTTGCCAAACACCGTCAGACCATGAGCGACGATTCACGATGTTCCCGTTCGGGTCCTTGATCTGCATGCCGAACGACGCAGGCGAACGTAAATCAGGTGTCGTCAGTCTGCAATCGACCCTTCGAAGAAGCGATCAGCCACGCAATCTCACCGACGAACGCGACGTGCGCCTGCGCAGAGCGGGCATCGTCACGTATTGAGGTCGATCCGGTTAATCCAGCTGCCCTGGTTCCAAAAGGTCCCAGGCGGCATCCCCGGCTGGTAGGTGCCGCCATTGTAGACCAGCGCCACCCACTGGTTGCCGGTTTCGACCCAGTCCACGCCCCGGTAATCGACGTTTACGCTGCCACGGCCGGACCAACATATGGCCGTGCCATCGGTGAAATGCACCTCCATGCGGAGGCCGCAATCGCGGCTGGTGGCGTTGGGCCTAATGACGTGAGCAGTCTGGGTTGCGGAACTGGAGTCGGCGTGCGCCTCTGACGCGTTCACGGCGGTGACGACCCGATCCGGACGGGTCTGCACCGCGGTGGCGGCGTTCGCGGCACACGCGTCGCCGACCGCGGCAGTGGCCCCGGCGATCGCCACGACCCCCAGGGCGGTCATGGCCCGACGCGCAAGCACGGAAATATTCAGCATTGAATCCCCAATTCTCGGAGTGTCTGGATTTGCCGGCCCCGACCGGTGCCTCCCCTCCCGAACGGTTTCCTTGGAGGCGGTCACCGACCACAGCGAAGATCGGCCGACAACTGCCAGCTTGTCCGTGCTCGGTACCCGCTCGGTCCCCGCCCGGTACCCGATGGGTTCCTCGGCTCGGCCATGCAGGCATGCCGACCACATGATCGGTTGCAAGGCTCGGAGACGAAGGGTTCGCGTTTCGCGGACTTGCCGCTCGTGGCAACGCCTGTGACACCTTGGAGGAAGGGGCGGGCCCGCGTGTTCGCCCGCGGAGATCTCGACTTCGCCGCCTAACGGCTGTAGGCCGCAGCTGTCGCTTCTCGCTGGATCTGACGAGCTGGGGCACCGCTGACCGATCCCGACAGGAATTCCGAGTCCTCGAAGTGCTCGTGCGCAACGCCGGGGCGATCCAGCCGAGGGAGAAGCTCATCCGCGCGCTGTGGGGCATACAACCGGAAGCGACGAAGTTGCTGGACGTCATGGCGGCGGCGCGGGTGTGTTGCAGGGCGGCGGCGGGTTCATCCAGCAGGTGCTCGACCGAGAAGCGGTGGCTGAGCAGGTTCGCGCGGGCGAAAGTCGCGGACAGCAGGTTCCCGTTACCTGCGGGCGGCCGCCTCCAGCATCGCGTCGACCAATCGCTGGGCCGCGTCGGGCCTGCCCAGTTTGCGGGCCCGTGCCGCCATCGTCAGACGGCGGTCGCGTTCGGTCAGCAGCGGCGTCATCGCAGCGCGGAGGGCGTCCTCGGACACCGCGCCGGTCAGCGCGACGGCGGCTCCGGCGTCGTGGAGATTCCGCGCGTTGTGGAGTTGTTCGTTGCCCGCCGAGGAGGCGAGCGGGATCAGCACCGACGGTTTGCCCAGCGCGGTCAGCTCCGCGATGGTTCCCGCGCCGCTGCGGGCGACCACCAGATCGGAGAGGGCGAGCACGTCGGCGAGTTCGTCACCGACGAACTCCGTGACGAAGCAGCGCGCGACGAGTTCGGCCGGCTGCCGTGCGTACTCGCTTTGCAGCTGCGCGGCGTTTCCCTTCCCGCACTGGTGGACGAGGTTCGCCTGCTCGAGCAGCCACGGCGCGCTCCGGCAGACCAGCTGGTTGATCTGCCGGGACCCCTGGGCCCCGCCCGTCACGTACACCGTGGGCAGGTCCGGCGCGAACCCGCGCAGACCCGGCGCTTCAACCGCCCGGTCGGCGCTGCCGTGCAGCAGTTCCGGCCGGACCGGGTTGCCGGTCACCACCGCGCGGACACCGGACGGC
Above is a window of Amycolatopsis sp. AA4 DNA encoding:
- a CDS encoding beta/gamma crystallin domain-containing protein, which gives rise to MLNISVLARRAMTALGVVAIAGATAAVGDACAANAATAVQTRPDRVVTAVNASEAHADSSSATQTAHVIRPNATSRDCGLRMEVHFTDGTAICWSGRGSVNVDYRGVDWVETGNQWVALVYNGGTYQPGMPPGTFWNQGSWINRIDLNT
- a CDS encoding BTAD domain-containing putative transcriptional regulator; amino-acid sequence: MADRLEFRLLGPVEVWRGPEQLAISSRHQLSVLAALALSPGRAVSVSALVDLVWDEEPPPTARRQVIKLVSRLRGALGGAIATKSGDYLLAVEPEQVDVGVFDVSVAGARQLSGTDPAGAAREVRAALRLWRGPALSGVTPCLAAQARRLEEGRVAALEEAVGWELAAGGHAGLVAELTALVAEHPLRERMVGQLMSALHRSGRTAEALEVYRRTRDRLADDLALSPGPELQQLHVAILRNDAARAAPISPPASAPAAARPVAAPVPRQLPGAVPGFTGRTAQLKELTGLLDRQESLAVAVISGTAGVGKTALAVHWSHQIADRFPDGQLYINLRGFDPSGEPVAPADAIGSFLGALGVPAERIPAGLADRSALYRSQLAGRRMLVVLDNARDAGQVRPLLPGSARCLTVVTSRDRLGGLIVSERACAVSVDLMTAAEARGLLAGRLGPECLAAEPRAVGELIELSARLPLALSIVAARAVLAATLSLTELVAQLRESRDRLRSMDVGDACVDLSAVFSWSYRTLSAAAARMFRLLSLHPGPEVSVPAAASLAGNGLDQARSALSELGRAQLLAETGTGRFACHDLLRAYSAQTAREDETEQARHAALHRMFDHYLHTAHTAALLLNPFADRLSPAAPRHGAEVAELANDARAWQWFAAERPVFPGVVDCAVDAGFDAHAWQFACSVADFCIRAGHWTQTVAVQLVAIAAAERAGDPEGQARSLRELGRAYVRLARYRDAKAAAVRALALDESLGDPLGQARSHTTLGIVAYLQGDYQEAIERDRVAYELFGAAGHRAGQADALNGIGWMLAKLGRHAEALRYCTRSLELQQTAGNTHGEADTWDSLGCIHHRLGEHQIAVACYRSALDLYQKAGARHPQANTLIRLGDTRQAAGDTQAARRSWRRALLILDDLHHPDADDLRARLDEHLPAS
- a CDS encoding glycosyltransferase; amino-acid sequence: MIVTGGGTGGHTYPALTAVRALRSRIEADDRALDVLWIGKDGGLEQRVAESAGFRFAAVATGKIRRASNPLKMITAANLKDMGRVPLGIAQARSLVAGFRPHVVLATGGYVAVPVGLAARICGRPLVVHEQTVRLGLTNKLLARAATCVAVSSESTLELLPSGVRAVVTGNPVRPELLHGSADRAVEAPGLRGFAPDLPTVYVTGGAQGSRQINQLVCRSAPWLLEQANLVHQCGKGNAAQLQSEYARQPAELVARCFVTEFVGDELADVLALSDLVVARSGAGTIAELTALGKPSVLIPLASSAGNEQLHNARNLHDAGAAVALTGAVSEDALRAAMTPLLTERDRRLTMAARARKLGRPDAAQRLVDAMLEAAARR